From Elusimicrobiota bacterium, the proteins below share one genomic window:
- the rsmD gene encoding 16S rRNA (guanine(966)-N(2))-methyltransferase RsmD: MFRQGYTMMRVIAGSRRGRSIFSVPKHKFVKPISARIRQSLFDILRPYITGSVFLDLYAGVGTVGLEALSRGAAKAVFVELDGLCVKTIEKNIEHLQFSEQAKVLKADVLSGLKWLEHYSDYQGYDIIFFGPPYRTEENLPLAYSARTLELMAEGGILAASGMAVVQHHKKEAVPAPAGLERVRQEKYGDTLVDFFRLVKTTE, encoded by the coding sequence TTGTTTCGCCAAGGTTACACTATGATGAGAGTAATAGCCGGCTCAAGAAGAGGCAGAAGCATCTTTTCCGTGCCGAAACACAAGTTCGTCAAGCCGATTTCGGCCCGGATCCGGCAGTCGCTTTTTGACATACTGCGGCCCTATATCACTGGTTCGGTCTTTCTCGATCTCTACGCCGGCGTGGGAACGGTAGGCCTTGAGGCGTTGTCGCGCGGGGCGGCGAAGGCCGTGTTCGTTGAGCTTGACGGGCTTTGCGTGAAAACCATAGAGAAAAACATTGAACATCTGCAATTTTCGGAACAGGCGAAGGTCTTGAAAGCGGATGTGCTTAGCGGGCTTAAGTGGCTTGAACATTACAGCGATTACCAGGGCTATGACATAATTTTTTTCGGGCCGCCTTACAGAACGGAGGAAAATCTGCCGCTTGCCTATAGCGCCCGGACCCTTGAACTTATGGCTGAAGGCGGAATACTCGCAGCTTCTGGTATGGCTGTCGTTCAGCATCACAAAAAAGAGGCGGTGCCGGCTCCCGCGGGACTTGAGCGGGTGCGGCAGGAAAAATACGGAGACACTCTGGTGGATTTTTTCCGCCTGGTGAAAACAACTGAATAA
- a CDS encoding PD-(D/E)XK nuclease family protein yields the protein MPFDPLELNYSKVNAYLDCPFLYKYIYTEGRFPPLNPYASLGLSVHGALARYHASGGDLSDLLTYYADSWNNRGYSTAQQSMEFYNRGAKVLENYWLAAQAEKSRTVFSEKIFQFAFEKWRVRGTIDRVDRLDGDCFELIDYKMGFEGKTPADVAQSLQLAIYALGLKRALNITVTKISFFVLNGPYKVSAGYDGSGDEKTLSLLRETGEKILAMDLSRTGNCTRCPIKNLCPQSVLKSLAPDTAQP from the coding sequence ATGCCATTTGATCCGCTTGAGCTTAATTACAGCAAGGTTAATGCCTACCTGGATTGTCCCTTTCTTTATAAATACATCTATACGGAGGGGCGTTTTCCCCCGCTGAATCCTTATGCCTCCCTTGGGCTTTCGGTGCACGGGGCGCTGGCCCGCTATCATGCCTCCGGCGGAGACCTGAGCGACTTGCTGACATATTACGCGGATTCATGGAATAACCGCGGTTACTCCACAGCCCAGCAAAGCATGGAGTTTTATAACAGGGGGGCAAAAGTACTTGAAAATTACTGGTTGGCCGCTCAGGCCGAGAAAAGCCGCACCGTGTTTTCGGAAAAAATATTCCAATTCGCTTTTGAAAAGTGGCGGGTGCGCGGTACTATAGACAGGGTGGACCGGCTGGACGGGGATTGTTTTGAATTGATAGATTATAAAATGGGATTTGAGGGGAAAACTCCGGCTGACGTGGCGCAAAGTCTTCAGCTTGCCATTTACGCCCTTGGGCTGAAACGCGCTCTGAATATTACGGTCACAAAAATATCTTTTTTCGTTTTGAACGGCCCGTACAAGGTGTCGGCCGGGTATGACGGGAGCGGAGACGAAAAAACTCTGTCCCTTCTGCGTGAGACCGGGGAGAAAATACTTGCTATGGACCTTTCGCGTACAGGAAACTGTACGCGCTGCCCGATAAAAAATCTGTGTCCGCAGTCCGTTTTGAAGAGCCTCGCCCCTGATACGGCACAGCCCTAG
- a CDS encoding AI-2E family transporter has product MDIEPKLRKLLKFDHPQIFSFFFFGILLFLLYQLLRVLSPFAGAIILAAMTTLIFYPLHLWINKRLIKNRTAAAAVSTLTAVITVILPLLFFGWLVMREARHLYPQTTQWLSNLSQNGIELSLPPQLRSFGDIDLQDIVDSNIQNLRENIMNSSGKLLKNIFFFAVNFIVLIAMLFVFFKDGEHFLHWLIDIIPMDRDSKHRVANQLYITTIAVVRGILLTAAIQGLTATVGYHLAGVASPTVLGMLTGFAALIPFVGTSLVWLPLGLFFVFYKSFNTGIFILAWGGLVVGLLDNFLRPILIGKEAKLPIFLLFLGIFGGIKVYGPLGIFLGPLLISCVIVFLQIYKETKKAASGSRDAGQEAPVTPGQLPK; this is encoded by the coding sequence ATGGACATTGAACCAAAACTGCGCAAGCTCCTAAAGTTCGACCACCCTCAGATTTTCAGCTTTTTTTTCTTCGGCATACTATTGTTTCTTCTTTACCAGCTGCTGCGCGTGCTTTCCCCGTTTGCAGGCGCCATTATACTGGCGGCCATGACAACTCTTATCTTCTACCCGCTCCATCTTTGGATAAACAAACGCTTAATCAAGAATAGAACGGCTGCGGCCGCCGTTTCAACGCTTACCGCCGTTATAACGGTCATACTGCCGCTGCTGTTCTTCGGCTGGCTGGTGATGAGAGAAGCCAGACACCTTTACCCGCAGACGACGCAATGGCTTTCAAACCTTTCCCAGAACGGAATTGAGCTTTCGCTCCCGCCGCAACTGCGTTCGTTCGGGGATATAGACCTGCAGGACATAGTGGACAGCAACATACAGAACCTGCGCGAGAACATTATGAATTCCAGCGGCAAACTGTTAAAAAATATTTTTTTCTTCGCGGTCAACTTCATCGTGCTCATCGCCATGCTTTTTGTTTTTTTCAAGGACGGAGAACACTTCCTGCACTGGCTTATCGACATCATACCGATGGACCGGGATTCCAAGCACCGCGTGGCAAACCAGCTTTATATAACCACCATAGCCGTGGTGCGCGGAATACTGCTGACTGCCGCCATTCAGGGCTTGACTGCGACCGTGGGCTACCACCTTGCCGGCGTGGCTTCGCCGACGGTGCTGGGGATGCTCACCGGTTTTGCCGCGTTAATTCCCTTTGTGGGCACCAGCCTGGTCTGGCTGCCGCTTGGGCTGTTTTTTGTTTTTTATAAAAGCTTCAACACCGGGATTTTCATACTCGCCTGGGGAGGGCTGGTGGTTGGACTGCTGGACAATTTTCTGCGCCCGATACTGATAGGCAAAGAGGCGAAGCTTCCTATTTTCCTGCTGTTTTTGGGCATTTTCGGCGGCATAAAAGTGTACGGTCCGCTGGGTATTTTCCTCGGGCCGCTCTTAATTTCCTGCGTTATCGTTTTTCTGCAAATCTACAAGGAAACCAAAAAAGCCGCTTCAGGCAGCCGGGATGCCGGCCAGGAAGCGCCCGTCACACCTGGGCAGTTACCCAAATAA
- a CDS encoding HAMP domain-containing sensor histidine kinase, with protein MKKHIRALDRGDISGFSRNSYEMVFSVFMIAIAYLFRSNPQIEYPEILYLFLLLLASNFIFNRLLRARSKVNLWLLDLILLSNFWIITGVLYYSGRGDSYFWVLYLLPIFASALMASPKDSGGVTFLCSLAVILLSWPLAVEDLAGILALAVKISVFVLSSVVVHRTANSRKKAEAGLLAKRHEVEKLLKELSTKDMEIVSNASAGEVGSLVSGIMHDLGNSVSVILLSAQIAVEDEKPDKSDLEQIVKAAKFAKDVITNALSIVREQKYIFEAVDLREPLSNSVLMLDYSAKSRKVRLETDLPESMPRLRISKVHMERVFINILSNSISFAPEGGFVRVSAALENDAVAVTVADNGPGFPEKMLKEGIKAFNTTRKAEGGTGLGLFVCAQIIKKHGGTMKLDNSPAGGARITIFFPLGGPAEN; from the coding sequence ATGAAAAAACACATCAGAGCGCTTGACCGCGGCGATATAAGCGGTTTTTCCAGGAATTCGTACGAGATGGTGTTTTCGGTCTTTATGATCGCCATCGCGTATCTTTTCCGCAGCAACCCGCAGATAGAATACCCTGAAATTCTCTATTTATTTCTTCTGCTTCTTGCCTCTAATTTTATTTTCAATCGGCTTTTGCGCGCGCGCTCCAAAGTAAACCTCTGGCTGCTGGATTTGATCCTGTTGTCCAACTTCTGGATTATAACCGGGGTGCTTTACTATTCCGGCCGGGGTGATTCTTATTTCTGGGTGCTTTACCTGCTGCCTATTTTCGCATCGGCCCTGATGGCCAGTCCCAAGGACTCCGGCGGCGTGACGTTTTTGTGCTCCCTCGCGGTAATACTTCTAAGCTGGCCGCTTGCGGTGGAAGATCTAGCCGGAATATTGGCGCTGGCGGTTAAAATTTCAGTGTTTGTCCTTTCTTCAGTGGTGGTTCACCGCACGGCTAATTCCAGAAAAAAGGCGGAGGCCGGTCTGCTCGCCAAAAGGCATGAAGTGGAAAAACTTTTAAAAGAGCTTTCCACAAAAGACATGGAAATAGTCAGCAACGCTTCGGCCGGGGAAGTGGGAAGCCTGGTCAGCGGCATCATGCACGATCTGGGTAATTCCGTCTCCGTTATTCTTTTAAGCGCCCAGATAGCTGTAGAGGATGAAAAACCTGATAAATCCGATTTGGAACAGATCGTGAAGGCGGCGAAATTCGCCAAGGATGTTATAACAAACGCTTTAAGCATAGTGCGGGAGCAGAAATATATTTTTGAAGCTGTTGACCTGCGGGAGCCGCTCTCCAATTCCGTTCTGATGCTTGACTACAGCGCCAAAAGCCGGAAAGTGCGCCTTGAAACCGACTTGCCTGAAAGCATGCCCCGGCTCCGCATTAGCAAGGTGCATATGGAAAGGGTCTTTATCAACATCCTCTCAAACTCCATTTCCTTCGCCCCTGAAGGGGGTTTTGTAAGGGTAAGCGCCGCGCTTGAAAATGACGCGGTTGCGGTTACAGTGGCCGATAACGGCCCCGGTTTTCCTGAAAAGATGCTGAAGGAAGGAATAAAGGCTTTTAATACGACCAGAAAGGCCGAAGGCGGCACCGGCCTCGGGCTTTTTGTCTGCGCGCAGATAATTAAAAAACACGGCGGTACGATGAAGCTGGATAATTCTCCCGCCGGCGGCGCCAGGATAACTATTTTTTTCCCGCTCGGCGGACCGGCGGAGAATTGA
- a CDS encoding undecaprenyl-diphosphate phosphatase, which yields MTEIQAAVLGLLQGTGEFLPISSSAHLALAPRVFNWQDPGLGYDVMLHLGTLAAVLAYFAADWLKIFRDALTRPGEKEGRLLWLLAAGTIPGAIMGLLFNHAAETAFRDPRWIAFNLVFFSFLIYLADRKPAQTLGEGSFSLKDALIIGSAQALAILPGASRSGMTIMAALFLGYSRGSAAKLSFLLSTPIIFGAALMESRKIGFSGVDAAFLTGLVVSFLSGLAVIGLFLSWIKKRTLAPFLVYRVILGAAIFWLFWR from the coding sequence ATGACTGAAATACAAGCGGCTGTTCTGGGACTGCTGCAGGGTACGGGAGAATTTCTGCCGATATCCAGTTCAGCGCACCTGGCCCTGGCGCCGCGCGTCTTCAACTGGCAGGACCCGGGACTGGGCTACGACGTGATGCTGCACCTGGGGACGCTAGCGGCGGTGCTGGCATATTTCGCCGCGGACTGGCTGAAAATATTCCGGGACGCGCTTACGCGCCCCGGGGAAAAGGAAGGACGCCTGCTTTGGCTGCTGGCGGCCGGGACCATACCGGGCGCAATAATGGGGCTCCTCTTCAACCACGCAGCGGAAACGGCGTTCAGAGACCCGCGCTGGATAGCCTTTAATCTGGTGTTTTTTTCGTTCCTCATCTATCTGGCCGACAGGAAACCGGCGCAGACGCTCGGCGAGGGATCGTTCTCCCTTAAAGATGCGCTGATAATCGGCTCCGCGCAGGCGCTCGCCATACTGCCGGGGGCCTCCCGCTCCGGCATGACGATCATGGCCGCGCTTTTCCTGGGTTACAGCCGCGGCTCGGCGGCGAAACTTTCATTCCTGCTCAGCACTCCTATAATCTTCGGCGCCGCCCTTATGGAATCCAGAAAGATAGGATTTTCCGGTGTGGACGCGGCTTTCCTTACCGGCCTGGTTGTTTCCTTCCTGTCAGGCCTGGCCGTGATCGGACTTTTCCTTTCCTGGATTAAAAAGCGCACCCTGGCGCCCTTCCTGGTTTACAGGGTGATCCTGGGCGCCGCGATATTCTGGCTGTTCTGGAGATAA
- a CDS encoding SpoIID/LytB domain-containing protein: MEPEDSRVLIGVYPLKTGVTITASAGSVNTRVTGFKAGEKRVESSFQLPENGPEKTVTIMSYGKGAWLSGPGLPRRLYRGKLIFTARGGRLKIVNELELEEYLASVVSGEAGDLSQLEAYKAQAVAARTYTLKNINSHAKDGFNSCDSTHCQFYAGFGALNEKAKIAVDLTRGEVLLYKGSLASTFYHSICGGSTETSAFVWSYADMPYLVSVKDGPQGRPYCSIAPSFRWKTKIYLKALTRIARAASWIKPDEEARSMRISKRGMSGRAYELEFYTACRIVKIPATEFYHGFGRRAGWEAVRSSLFEVYCAKDYIILEGKGSGHGVGMCQWGAEGMARKGFKYREILKHYYPGTETGYD; encoded by the coding sequence GTGGAACCGGAAGACTCGCGCGTTTTAATCGGCGTTTACCCGCTTAAAACAGGCGTAACCATAACCGCCTCTGCCGGATCGGTAAATACGCGTGTCACCGGTTTTAAGGCCGGGGAAAAACGCGTTGAGTCTTCCTTTCAGCTGCCGGAAAATGGTCCCGAAAAAACCGTCACAATAATGTCTTACGGCAAAGGCGCCTGGCTATCGGGCCCGGGGCTGCCGCGGCGGCTGTATCGGGGCAAGCTTATTTTCACCGCGCGCGGCGGACGGCTAAAAATAGTCAATGAACTTGAACTGGAGGAATACCTTGCAAGCGTGGTGTCCGGTGAGGCCGGAGATCTGTCCCAGCTTGAAGCCTATAAAGCTCAGGCCGTAGCGGCAAGAACCTATACTCTGAAAAACATAAACAGTCACGCTAAAGACGGCTTTAATTCATGTGATTCCACGCATTGCCAGTTTTACGCCGGATTCGGCGCTTTGAACGAAAAAGCCAAAATAGCCGTGGACCTTACAAGAGGAGAGGTTTTGCTTTACAAGGGGTCCCTCGCTTCCACTTTTTACCATTCCATCTGCGGGGGAAGTACGGAAACCAGCGCCTTTGTCTGGTCATACGCCGATATGCCCTACCTGGTGTCCGTAAAGGACGGCCCTCAAGGCCGCCCCTATTGCTCCATAGCGCCCTCTTTCAGATGGAAGACAAAAATATATCTAAAGGCGCTTACCCGCATTGCCCGCGCGGCATCCTGGATAAAGCCGGACGAAGAAGCGCGGAGCATGAGGATCAGCAAAAGGGGCATGTCCGGCCGCGCCTACGAGCTGGAATTTTACACCGCGTGCAGAATCGTGAAAATTCCGGCCACGGAGTTTTATCACGGTTTCGGCAGGCGCGCCGGCTGGGAGGCCGTACGAAGTTCGCTTTTTGAGGTATATTGCGCAAAAGATTATATAATTCTTGAGGGCAAAGGCAGCGGCCATGGAGTGGGCATGTGCCAATGGGGCGCCGAAGGGATGGCGCGCAAAGGCTTTAAATACCGGGAGATACTGAAACATTATTATCCCGGAACGGAGACAGGATATGACTGA
- a CDS encoding histidine phosphatase family protein, protein MKQIVLLRHGQALSFSESGTGEDSKRPLSETGKDQAAAAAKKLLELEFLPEIVIASPYLRAAETAAIASSFFPETRHLNCEALACGDSSAVIELLALELKTAASALIVGHQPLLGTLGGFLLRRESFNLAPGGFIYLKTAWLPPAPPVTLACSALGGLSAAESELVEFFPPVRP, encoded by the coding sequence ATGAAACAAATAGTTCTACTGCGCCATGGACAGGCCTTAAGCTTTTCCGAGTCCGGCACAGGAGAAGATTCAAAAAGACCGCTGTCTGAAACCGGAAAAGACCAGGCCGCCGCCGCCGCTAAAAAACTGCTGGAACTGGAATTTCTGCCTGAAATAGTAATAGCAAGCCCCTATCTTCGCGCGGCCGAAACTGCCGCAATTGCCTCCTCTTTTTTCCCGGAAACGCGGCACCTTAACTGCGAGGCGCTTGCCTGCGGCGACAGTTCGGCCGTCATTGAACTGCTTGCCCTGGAGCTTAAAACCGCCGCTTCGGCGCTGATAGTGGGACACCAGCCGCTCCTTGGAACACTTGGCGGATTTTTACTGAGGCGCGAAAGTTTCAACCTTGCACCCGGTGGTTTTATATATCTGAAAACTGCCTGGCTGCCGCCGGCCCCGCCCGTGACACTGGCCTGCTCCGCCTTAGGCGGACTGTCCGCGGCTGAAAGCGAACTTGTGGAATTTTTTCCCCCGGTAAGACCGTGA
- a CDS encoding 4Fe-4S dicluster domain-containing protein, whose protein sequence is MNYHILNKDGLDGFIKKLSKKMKVYAPVSKGHGNFAFEEVSSGAQVALKYIPTILPPKKYLMPQREKMLEFDVTGERPVDTAMLEAEEIALFGVHTCDLAGIQCLNMVFSERPRDYNYLLRKEKLFIIGLECNTYCDEHASCALVGNQLPNGGYDLFFTDLGECFIIHVNTQKGEDLLEDMGLPKAFPADMAELTRVREDKKAIFKNEIGVEPKKLPEIFEKAMNSKVWEELGKRCLSCGNCTNVCPTCYCFDMADTVNLDLKTGARSRTWDSCQFSTFAAVAGGEDFRPDRSERQRHRFSRKFKFPLDKFYRFFCTGCGRCTRTCMAKINLKDTLKALAAEQR, encoded by the coding sequence GTGAACTATCATATACTTAACAAAGACGGGCTTGACGGATTTATCAAGAAACTTTCAAAAAAGATGAAGGTGTACGCTCCCGTTTCCAAGGGACACGGCAATTTCGCCTTTGAGGAAGTCTCTTCCGGCGCCCAGGTGGCGCTTAAATACATTCCCACCATACTGCCCCCGAAAAAATATTTAATGCCCCAGCGGGAAAAAATGCTGGAATTCGACGTTACGGGAGAGCGCCCCGTAGATACGGCCATGCTTGAGGCGGAGGAAATTGCGCTGTTCGGAGTGCATACCTGCGACTTGGCCGGCATACAGTGCCTGAACATGGTTTTTTCCGAGCGTCCCCGGGATTATAACTACCTGCTTAGAAAAGAAAAGCTCTTTATTATCGGGCTTGAATGCAATACCTATTGCGATGAGCACGCCAGCTGCGCGCTCGTGGGAAATCAGCTCCCGAACGGCGGCTACGACCTGTTTTTTACCGACCTGGGCGAATGCTTTATAATCCACGTAAACACCCAGAAAGGAGAGGATCTATTGGAGGATATGGGCCTGCCGAAGGCCTTTCCCGCCGACATGGCGGAGCTTACCCGCGTGCGCGAGGACAAAAAAGCGATTTTTAAAAATGAAATCGGAGTGGAGCCCAAAAAACTGCCGGAAATTTTTGAAAAAGCCATGAACAGCAAGGTTTGGGAAGAGCTGGGCAAACGCTGTCTTTCCTGCGGCAACTGTACCAATGTCTGCCCCACCTGCTATTGCTTTGACATGGCCGACACCGTAAACCTTGATCTTAAAACCGGGGCCCGCAGCCGCACCTGGGATTCCTGCCAGTTCTCAACTTTCGCCGCCGTGGCGGGGGGGGAGGATTTTCGTCCGGACAGGTCTGAGCGCCAGCGCCACAGGTTCTCCAGGAAATTTAAATTCCCGCTGGACAAGTTTTACCGGTTTTTCTGCACCGGCTGCGGCCGCTGCACACGGACCTGCATGGCCAAAATAAACCTTAAGGACACTTTAAAGGCCCTGGCCGCCGAACAGCGCTAA
- a CDS encoding FAD/NAD(P)-binding protein, whose product MKEEIKNSNWKLRKGRIIDAKQMTSAEKWFDIKLEDGGLDHEPGQFVQVELFGIGEAPISICSSPTKRGSFELTVRAAGRLTRAMHALGKGDWLGIRGPFGKPFPVKLMTGNDLLFVAGGLGIAPLRSLINYVMDNRREFGKVDILLGCKTPEDMLFGDEIKKWQKRLDVNFSCTVDRSAPEWKGNVGLITSLIPGVTMNPERTFSVVVGPPIMYKFVIAELLKKNIPERQIILSLERHMKCGMGKCGHCQIDHPKNYYCCKDGPTFTYEEVKAARKL is encoded by the coding sequence ATGAAAGAGGAAATAAAGAATTCCAACTGGAAGTTAAGGAAAGGAAGAATAATAGACGCCAAACAGATGACGTCCGCCGAAAAATGGTTCGACATCAAACTTGAAGACGGCGGACTGGACCATGAACCGGGCCAATTCGTTCAGGTGGAGCTTTTCGGCATAGGCGAGGCCCCGATTTCAATATGCTCGTCCCCCACAAAACGCGGCTCTTTTGAACTGACAGTGCGCGCGGCCGGGCGTCTCACCAGGGCAATGCACGCGCTCGGCAAGGGCGACTGGCTCGGCATACGCGGGCCGTTCGGCAAGCCGTTTCCCGTAAAGCTGATGACCGGCAACGATCTGCTGTTCGTGGCCGGCGGGCTTGGCATAGCGCCGCTGCGCTCGCTGATCAATTATGTCATGGACAATCGCCGCGAATTCGGCAAGGTGGACATACTGCTTGGCTGCAAGACGCCCGAAGATATGCTTTTCGGGGACGAAATTAAAAAGTGGCAGAAACGGCTGGATGTAAATTTCTCCTGCACCGTCGACCGCAGCGCTCCCGAGTGGAAAGGCAATGTGGGACTTATTACAAGCCTCATTCCGGGCGTTACCATGAACCCGGAAAGAACTTTTTCCGTGGTCGTGGGCCCGCCTATTATGTATAAATTCGTTATTGCCGAGCTTTTAAAAAAGAACATACCCGAGCGACAGATAATTCTTTCCCTTGAGCGCCACATGAAATGCGGCATGGGCAAGTGCGGTCACTGTCAGATAGACCACCCTAAAAACTACTACTGCTGCAAAGACGGCCCCACTTTCACCTACGAAGAGGTGAAAGCCGCCAGGAAACTTTAG
- a CDS encoding cytochrome B: MTKANVSTKPKVAFFDFACCEGCQLQVANLGEALLDILGAIDVVEFREVMSEKWDKDYDVAIIEGSITDHHAEERIKKIRARSKVLIAYGACASIGGVNGMKNSFALDEIRQSVYGKDYKLFDSTPTRAVGQVVKVDYTVNGCPIYPPELIEVIKCALRGLPYTVPDNPVCSECKLNENVCMYERGVACLGPWTKAGCNSWCVNNGNICYGCRGLVKHPASGAAEEVISKYNLKPELIKNKFDMYNKCGEADAALSAKGRK; the protein is encoded by the coding sequence ATGACAAAGGCTAACGTGAGCACAAAACCGAAAGTGGCTTTCTTTGATTTTGCCTGCTGTGAAGGCTGCCAGCTGCAGGTGGCGAACCTGGGCGAGGCCCTGCTTGACATTCTTGGCGCCATCGACGTGGTGGAATTTCGCGAGGTGATGAGCGAGAAGTGGGATAAGGATTACGATGTGGCGATAATTGAAGGCTCCATTACCGACCATCACGCGGAGGAGCGGATAAAAAAAATACGCGCGCGCTCCAAAGTGCTGATCGCTTACGGCGCATGCGCTTCCATAGGCGGCGTAAACGGCATGAAAAATTCTTTTGCGCTGGATGAAATACGCCAGTCCGTTTACGGGAAGGATTACAAGCTTTTTGACAGCACCCCCACAAGGGCCGTCGGCCAGGTGGTAAAAGTCGATTACACCGTGAATGGCTGCCCGATCTACCCTCCGGAACTCATAGAGGTTATAAAGTGCGCCCTTCGGGGACTCCCCTACACCGTGCCGGACAACCCTGTCTGCTCGGAATGCAAGCTCAACGAGAATGTGTGCATGTACGAACGCGGCGTGGCGTGCCTTGGCCCATGGACCAAAGCGGGCTGCAATTCCTGGTGCGTGAATAACGGTAATATCTGCTACGGCTGCCGGGGGCTTGTAAAGCATCCGGCTTCCGGCGCGGCCGAAGAGGTTATCTCAAAATATAACCTGAAGCCGGAATTGATAAAGAATAAATTTGACATGTACAACAAGTGCGGCGAAGCCGATGCCGCCTTGTCAGCGAAAGGCCGAAAGTAA
- a CDS encoding Ni/Fe hydrogenase subunit alpha gives MATENKDLDIKVEYLTRVEGHGNIVVNVKNGKIEKCEFHVVESPRLFEGMLRGRSIFEAQHITSRICGICSCGHSLASIQAAEDALGVVPTVQTVKLRKLLLDYEFLDSHILHFYLLAAPDILGAPSFVPLVETHNAMIRRALRMKKAANDVCDILVGRHVHPISAIVGGFTKLPRPKDLSAMLNILEGMKTDLADTLKLAASLKFPDFRRETEYVALVSDDGEYPLLAGDIGSTDGKRFKKADYKKATNEFIDPRSSAKFTKLSRDSFFVGALARFNLNYDKLHPEAKKVAESLDFKPVCHNPYLNTVAQVVEIVHCWHHAVELIKDLKKNGLDYEEEITVGLNEKGAIPVRAGSGVGSVEVPRGILHHHYETDAAGMIKRADCIIPTNQNINNIEYDFQKLLPEIITLPKDTIRLRLEMLVRAYDPCISCSAHYLDVKFVE, from the coding sequence ATGGCAACGGAAAATAAAGATCTGGATATAAAAGTCGAATACCTCACACGGGTGGAGGGCCACGGCAATATTGTGGTTAATGTGAAAAACGGAAAAATCGAGAAATGCGAATTTCACGTTGTGGAATCTCCGCGTCTTTTTGAGGGCATGCTGCGCGGCCGTTCCATATTTGAGGCGCAGCATATAACCTCCCGTATCTGCGGTATCTGCTCCTGCGGCCATTCGCTCGCCTCAATACAGGCGGCGGAAGACGCGCTGGGAGTGGTTCCGACCGTGCAGACCGTAAAACTCCGCAAGCTGCTGCTGGACTACGAGTTCCTCGACAGCCATATCCTGCACTTCTATCTGCTGGCCGCCCCGGACATACTGGGCGCGCCCTCGTTCGTGCCGCTGGTCGAGACCCATAACGCCATGATAAGGCGCGCGCTCAGGATGAAAAAGGCCGCGAACGACGTCTGCGACATCCTGGTCGGCCGCCACGTGCACCCCATCTCCGCGATAGTCGGCGGCTTTACCAAACTGCCCCGCCCGAAAGACCTGTCCGCCATGCTGAACATACTGGAGGGAATGAAAACGGACCTGGCCGACACGCTTAAGCTCGCCGCCAGCCTTAAATTCCCTGATTTCCGCAGGGAAACGGAATACGTGGCCCTGGTTTCCGACGACGGGGAATACCCGCTGCTTGCGGGCGATATCGGCTCCACCGACGGCAAGCGGTTTAAAAAGGCGGACTATAAGAAGGCGACCAACGAATTCATAGACCCGCGCTCCTCCGCGAAGTTCACGAAGCTGTCGCGCGACTCGTTCTTCGTGGGGGCTCTCGCGCGGTTCAACCTTAATTACGATAAGCTCCACCCTGAGGCCAAAAAAGTCGCCGAATCCCTCGACTTCAAGCCGGTCTGCCATAACCCTTACCTTAACACGGTGGCGCAGGTAGTGGAGATAGTGCACTGCTGGCATCACGCGGTAGAGCTGATAAAGGACCTGAAGAAGAACGGCCTGGATTACGAGGAAGAGATAACGGTCGGCCTGAACGAAAAAGGCGCGATCCCCGTGCGCGCCGGCAGCGGCGTGGGCTCGGTTGAAGTGCCTCGGGGCATTCTTCACCACCATTACGAGACAGACGCGGCCGGTATGATAAAGCGCGCCGACTGCATCATCCCGACGAACCAGAACATCAACAACATAGAATACGACTTTCAGAAACTCCTGCCCGAGATAATCACCCTGCCGAAGGACACCATACGCCTGCGGCTGGAAATGCTGGTGCGCGCCTACGACCCGTGCATCTCCTGCTCGGCGCATTACCTTGATGTCAAATTCGTGGAGTAA